One Chryseobacterium wanjuense genomic region harbors:
- a CDS encoding ferritin-like domain-containing protein, with amino-acid sequence MRQKLIRKIEPQDTLLKSSFAKNTIVAEAISLQSLLFDSTISKEDWIEGLKHHSKTLTSLLLNNQIEEFNQYLQSQFGGEISELKPTAKLSKTKASAVKQGLVEMDYRPILQDLLQTAILIEHSTIPPYLTALYSIKDGTNILASQIIRSVAVEEMLHMIMVCNVMNAVSIQPSVNRPQNYPTYPMKLPMNVDFFVGLETFSSNSIATFIAIESPSNPLVKAPKYDHQVETSALLSKSAVQENNFWTLENMKDFMMKNVQTIGEYYDVLFFYIVVFQIIAYYKANGKLPQTFEELNTGGIFTGDLAKQIRPEQYYGSGGKLHFVEDLSGVIAVFQEIKGQGEGADDSIFDVDPSQFEEGAELAHYFRFKEVFHEHFYVGGNYEPFMDENGMMPVTTPPTGKPLPVDWNAAYPMKPNPKMADYQSNPQLYAQGKAFNQTYKNLLDAIQAAVEGNAKELEKSIMYMYALKEQAIGLMSQPLNSSQNAGPTFEYPTT; translated from the coding sequence ATGAGACAAAAACTTATCCGTAAAATAGAACCACAAGATACCTTATTAAAAAGCTCTTTCGCTAAAAACACCATCGTTGCAGAGGCAATATCATTACAGTCTTTATTATTTGATTCAACAATCAGTAAGGAAGACTGGATTGAAGGACTTAAACATCACAGCAAAACACTCACCAGCTTATTATTAAACAATCAGATTGAAGAATTTAATCAATACTTACAATCCCAATTCGGTGGAGAAATTTCTGAATTAAAACCTACAGCAAAACTTTCAAAAACAAAAGCTTCTGCAGTAAAACAAGGCTTGGTTGAAATGGATTACCGTCCGATCCTACAGGATCTTTTGCAAACGGCAATTTTGATTGAACATTCCACGATCCCGCCGTATCTTACCGCTTTATATTCCATAAAAGACGGGACGAATATTTTAGCATCTCAGATTATCCGAAGTGTAGCCGTGGAAGAAATGCTTCACATGATCATGGTTTGCAATGTGATGAATGCAGTGAGCATTCAGCCGTCTGTCAACAGACCGCAGAACTATCCTACTTATCCGATGAAATTACCCATGAATGTTGATTTCTTCGTCGGTTTGGAAACATTCTCCAGCAACAGTATTGCAACATTTATTGCCATCGAAAGTCCAAGTAATCCTTTGGTAAAAGCTCCAAAATACGATCATCAGGTTGAAACTTCGGCATTGCTTTCCAAAAGTGCGGTTCAGGAAAACAATTTCTGGACACTTGAAAATATGAAAGATTTTATGATGAAAAACGTGCAGACCATCGGTGAATATTACGATGTTTTATTCTTTTATATTGTTGTTTTCCAAATTATTGCTTATTACAAAGCAAACGGGAAATTACCTCAGACATTCGAAGAATTAAATACAGGCGGAATTTTCACAGGAGATCTCGCAAAACAAATCCGTCCGGAACAATATTACGGAAGCGGAGGAAAATTACATTTTGTTGAGGATTTATCAGGTGTTATCGCTGTTTTCCAGGAAATAAAAGGTCAGGGTGAAGGCGCAGATGATTCTATTTTTGATGTAGACCCTTCTCAGTTTGAAGAAGGTGCGGAATTGGCGCATTATTTCAGATTTAAGGAAGTTTTTCATGAACATTTTTATGTGGGAGGAAATTATGAACCTTTCATGGATGAAAACGGAATGATGCCCGTAACAACGCCGCCGACAGGAAAACCATTACCCGTAGACTGGAACGCAGCCTATCCGATGAAGCCGAATCCGAAAATGGCGGATTATCAGTCGAATCCGCAATTGTATGCGCAGGGAAAAGCATTTAACCAAACTTATAAAAACCTGTTGGATGCCATTCAGGCTGCAGTGGAAGGCAATGCCAAAGAACTGGAAAAATCGATCATGTACATGTATGCACTGAAAGAACAGGCAATCGGATTGATGAGCCAGCCTCTGAATTCATCTCAAAACGCGGGACCGACTTTTGAATATCCTACTACTTAA
- a CDS encoding sensor histidine kinase, whose protein sequence is MKKIYKYFLFIFSLFSSLYCSQIPGLINYNEDDGLNSYYTYSISQDNKGFIWIGSDNGFFRFDGKDFVQYTKKNGLKNVDILACRPLSNGEIFIAPFLNDFAYLKNGKIINSDQNKELKKLQLQFKDNPIIFNIKDSMILYSSRNPQKIFIYKNEKVKSIPLYYQSKSKPDKVVGFGFESDPSLLFLSSPDKKIIAYNIFTKKETVCNLSLTEKEGILVDKKDFVIVQNGKKVDIYQLENQFYFRKIHSYTSEEDIYHISIDKDNRLWICLQKGGILFFNQDLHLRKKLPSPVKLLSDYIINGLLVDADHNIWMTTKNSGLFFIAEKFFKNYINLPVKNNSSYITAISDNGKDIFLGYNEAKGGIFHSNKITDITIEENRKLEHKGIFSKGNIIIFGLAKDVFIYNTITKTKKLIHEWNLKNIIPYTDHSVLFCVSDALVEYNFVKNTYSELVKERTYTALPYDRDSLFVGDFKDLFKFNIKTKKKTLFLGDYYFTDIKKLGSNLFVGATNLQGIVIFNNQKILHKVSEENGLITDQIKKIQVESPNVFWASSNSGLSRVEMKGNSFKIDNFTQTDGLPSNIVAGCVIRKDTIYVGTSKGLGIFSIKKLLTQQKFINKKVIINSVVIGGKEFFDLNEKLTGESPNNDVIFNLSFPDYASQGKIHYKYKIEGLNKSWYTGNSSKIIFNSLPPGKYIFKVFGIGYNGKQSHTSTDLSFEIKPKFWQTWWFTALLILFGGIIIFLIINLYFQKRRNKKVRELVYEKKIAELELQAIKAQINPHFIYNCLNSIQFLLYKKDYQETENYLDVFSQMIRKTLHYSEKTFMTIKDEAEYLSLYLNMEKLRLKDKFDYSITVSDKVNQEWTIPSLLIQPFVENAIKHGISGLKDRKGNIQILFDYADSVLCITIEDNGVGIQNIEGLPSKTNSFGVKLSQKRIETFKQLFKVDIHLEINNLSENNKQGTQIKIHIHNDEKTTNSLHHR, encoded by the coding sequence TTGAAAAAAATATATAAATACTTTTTATTTATTTTCTCTCTCTTTTCGTCATTATATTGCAGTCAGATTCCCGGATTGATCAATTATAATGAGGATGACGGGCTAAACAGCTATTATACCTACAGTATTTCTCAGGACAATAAAGGATTTATCTGGATAGGAAGTGACAACGGATTTTTCAGATTTGATGGGAAAGATTTTGTACAGTATACCAAAAAAAACGGATTAAAAAATGTTGATATTCTGGCGTGCAGACCCTTATCCAACGGGGAAATTTTTATCGCCCCGTTTCTGAATGACTTCGCGTATTTAAAAAACGGAAAAATCATTAACTCTGACCAGAATAAGGAACTTAAAAAACTGCAGTTACAGTTTAAAGATAATCCGATTATATTCAATATTAAGGACTCGATGATCCTTTATAGCTCGAGAAATCCCCAAAAAATTTTCATTTATAAAAACGAAAAAGTTAAAAGTATTCCATTATACTATCAAAGTAAATCTAAACCGGATAAGGTAGTAGGTTTTGGATTTGAAAGTGATCCTTCTTTGCTTTTTTTATCCTCTCCAGACAAGAAAATTATCGCGTATAATATTTTTACTAAAAAAGAAACGGTTTGTAATCTGTCATTAACTGAAAAAGAAGGAATATTAGTTGATAAAAAAGATTTTGTCATTGTTCAAAATGGAAAAAAAGTAGATATTTATCAGCTGGAAAACCAATTTTATTTCAGAAAAATTCATAGTTATACTTCCGAGGAAGACATTTATCATATCTCTATAGACAAAGACAACAGACTGTGGATCTGCCTGCAAAAAGGAGGCATTCTGTTTTTTAATCAGGATTTGCATCTTAGAAAAAAGCTGCCTTCTCCCGTAAAGCTTTTAAGCGACTACATTATCAACGGATTACTGGTGGATGCAGATCATAATATCTGGATGACGACAAAGAACAGTGGACTATTTTTTATTGCTGAAAAATTTTTCAAAAACTATATCAATTTACCTGTAAAGAACAATTCATCCTATATTACGGCTATTTCAGACAACGGGAAAGATATTTTCCTGGGCTACAATGAGGCAAAAGGAGGAATTTTCCATTCCAATAAAATTACAGATATCACTATTGAAGAAAACAGGAAGCTGGAACACAAAGGCATATTTTCTAAAGGCAATATTATTATTTTCGGCTTAGCTAAAGATGTTTTTATCTACAATACAATCACTAAAACTAAAAAGCTTATCCACGAGTGGAATCTGAAAAATATAATTCCTTACACGGATCATTCGGTTTTATTTTGCGTTTCTGATGCGTTGGTTGAATATAATTTTGTTAAAAATACCTATTCAGAATTAGTAAAGGAAAGAACATACACAGCGCTGCCTTATGATAGGGACAGCCTGTTTGTGGGAGATTTTAAGGATTTATTTAAGTTTAATATCAAGACAAAGAAGAAAACTTTATTTCTCGGAGATTATTATTTTACGGACATCAAAAAATTGGGATCAAATCTTTTTGTGGGCGCAACGAATCTTCAGGGAATTGTAATTTTTAATAACCAAAAAATTCTCCATAAAGTCTCGGAGGAAAACGGACTCATAACGGATCAGATAAAAAAAATCCAGGTAGAAAGCCCGAATGTTTTCTGGGCAAGTTCCAATTCCGGACTGAGCCGGGTTGAGATGAAAGGAAATTCTTTTAAAATCGATAATTTCACCCAGACGGATGGTCTTCCTTCCAATATAGTTGCAGGATGTGTTATACGGAAAGACACCATTTATGTGGGGACTTCAAAAGGATTGGGGATATTTTCAATAAAAAAGTTACTGACGCAGCAGAAATTTATCAATAAAAAAGTAATTATCAATTCTGTCGTTATCGGAGGGAAAGAATTTTTTGATCTTAATGAGAAACTTACCGGAGAATCGCCCAATAATGATGTAATTTTCAACCTTAGCTTTCCGGATTATGCTTCTCAGGGAAAGATCCATTATAAGTATAAAATCGAAGGACTCAATAAAAGTTGGTATACAGGCAATTCATCAAAGATTATTTTTAATTCTTTGCCGCCGGGAAAATATATTTTTAAAGTTTTTGGAATAGGGTATAATGGCAAGCAATCTCACACATCCACCGATCTCAGCTTTGAAATCAAGCCTAAATTTTGGCAGACTTGGTGGTTTACAGCATTGTTAATTTTATTTGGCGGAATTATTATTTTCCTTATCATCAATCTTTATTTTCAGAAAAGGAGAAATAAAAAAGTAAGGGAATTGGTATACGAAAAGAAAATTGCAGAACTCGAGCTTCAGGCAATCAAAGCGCAGATTAACCCTCATTTTATTTATAATTGTCTTAATTCTATCCAGTTTTTATTGTACAAAAAAGATTATCAGGAAACAGAAAATTATCTGGATGTTTTCTCGCAGATGATCCGCAAAACGCTTCATTATTCCGAGAAAACTTTTATGACGATAAAGGATGAAGCAGAATATCTTTCACTATATCTCAATATGGAAAAACTTCGGTTGAAAGATAAGTTTGATTATTCGATCACGGTTTCAGATAAGGTCAACCAGGAATGGACGATTCCTTCTTTGTTGATACAGCCTTTTGTAGAAAATGCGATCAAACATGGGATTTCCGGCCTTAAAGACAGGAAAGGGAATATTCAGATTTTATTTGATTATGCTGATTCTGTACTTTGTATCACGATTGAGGATAATGGTGTCGGAATTCAGAACATTGAAGGACTTCCGTCTAAGACAAATTCTTTTGGAGTGAAGCTTTCGCAGAAGAGGATAGAAACATTCAAACAATTGTTTAAAGTTGATATTCATCTGGAAATCAATAATCTGTCTGAAAACAACAAACAAGGAACACAAATAAAAATACACATACACAATGATGAAAAAACAACTAACAGCCTGCATCATCGATGA
- a CDS encoding sugar dehydrogenase complex small subunit yields MIINKILNVDDYYFDVFMSISESLTGFSVNELQSTGLAEIYYKHILGQIEAATFTEFLNISKNILENSYTQDQLNNAIAAEIFANASTEDIANSIITLWYLGTWEGAYVNDLSYKEGLVWNVMHSHPPGAKQPGYKSWGVKPVNSNI; encoded by the coding sequence ATGATTATTAACAAAATCCTCAACGTCGACGATTATTATTTCGACGTGTTCATGTCTATCTCAGAATCTCTCACGGGATTTTCCGTGAACGAGCTACAATCCACCGGATTAGCCGAGATTTATTACAAGCATATTCTAGGTCAGATAGAAGCTGCTACCTTCACAGAATTCCTGAATATTTCTAAAAACATCCTTGAAAACTCTTACACTCAGGATCAGCTGAACAACGCTATTGCCGCGGAAATATTTGCCAATGCAAGTACTGAAGATATCGCCAACAGCATCATTACACTTTGGTATCTGGGAACCTGGGAAGGCGCTTATGTAAACGATCTGTCTTACAAAGAAGGCCTTGTCTGGAACGTGATGCATTCTCACCCGCCGGGAGCAAAACAGCCGGGCTACAAATCTTGGGGCGTTAAACCTGTAAACAGCAACATATGA
- a CDS encoding peroxidase, FMP-type, protein MLKRKKEIIQDLNARLLKASPEEKKGYLAQLMDGYSKLLIDDPVRPFREENLQEIANNVDYGILAALNGTWVSYNANYNKNIDRHSLGSGIHTTIMPSPGTNPGTIPGKFSFDSEEYIEKLTFEIVPGGVRNRGGASELFCGAVKYEQTIKSVNKVEGQQDLQYMGIHEENGMYLWLSDVYNYAATEETIKRDRGIHAFSEEDYQNYGYKGEYRDQPLVEVKDEHGNSSYILLSELKEGQQYYEIIPAQEIKPMDGITGPYFIPDYSISRSGVIPHGSTVTLLGDIAPSGSNYLINGAPQFPYGDATWQPNHLSISPTMGGAGASVTNPINLDQPAPAWVHETLTDQNDPGSNKIYTQRILADDLYPYSVRPDMRLRDTLSGQNVANYVLIQMSSKMKTGAQGGILNVPFVNRFVPTVEVDFRLWIETVIEDGKEILQLQYEQIIFFEFDFGNDGGTTSWPHIQVNTLRKIEDIPADQRKIIEEQFFNAPSAMSMTTPASITDIVNPPSGCPYHKE, encoded by the coding sequence ATGCTAAAAAGAAAAAAAGAAATCATTCAAGATCTTAATGCCAGATTATTAAAAGCTTCACCTGAAGAAAAGAAAGGTTATTTGGCACAATTGATGGATGGCTACTCAAAACTTCTGATTGATGATCCTGTAAGGCCTTTTAGAGAAGAAAATTTACAGGAAATAGCCAATAATGTAGATTACGGTATTCTGGCCGCCCTCAACGGAACATGGGTAAGCTACAATGCCAATTACAATAAAAATATCGACAGACACTCACTAGGAAGTGGAATACACACGACCATTATGCCTTCTCCAGGGACAAATCCCGGTACCATTCCCGGTAAATTCAGCTTTGACAGTGAGGAATATATTGAGAAATTAACATTCGAAATCGTTCCCGGTGGTGTCCGTAATCGTGGTGGTGCAAGTGAATTGTTTTGCGGGGCTGTGAAATATGAACAAACCATTAAAAGTGTAAATAAAGTAGAAGGACAGCAGGATTTACAATACATGGGTATTCATGAGGAAAACGGAATGTATCTGTGGCTAAGTGATGTTTACAATTATGCGGCAACTGAAGAAACCATCAAAAGAGACCGCGGAATTCATGCCTTTTCTGAAGAAGACTATCAAAACTACGGCTACAAAGGAGAATACAGAGACCAACCATTGGTTGAGGTAAAAGATGAACATGGTAATTCTTCATACATCCTTCTAAGCGAATTAAAAGAGGGACAGCAATATTATGAAATCATTCCTGCACAGGAAATAAAGCCCATGGATGGCATTACAGGACCTTATTTTATTCCTGACTACTCGATCTCAAGAAGCGGTGTAATTCCTCATGGAAGCACCGTTACTTTACTGGGAGATATTGCACCTAGCGGTTCTAATTACTTAATTAATGGAGCCCCACAATTCCCATATGGTGATGCAACGTGGCAGCCGAATCATCTTTCCATTTCGCCGACAATGGGAGGTGCAGGAGCAAGTGTGACAAATCCTATTAACCTTGATCAGCCAGCTCCGGCTTGGGTTCATGAAACATTGACTGATCAAAATGATCCCGGTTCCAATAAAATCTATACGCAAAGAATACTTGCAGATGATTTGTATCCTTATTCCGTACGACCGGATATGAGATTAAGAGACACATTGAGCGGACAAAATGTAGCCAACTACGTTCTTATTCAGATGTCATCAAAAATGAAAACCGGCGCACAGGGCGGAATTTTAAATGTTCCTTTCGTGAATCGTTTTGTTCCTACCGTTGAAGTCGACTTCCGTCTATGGATTGAAACCGTGATCGAAGATGGAAAAGAAATTCTTCAGTTACAATACGAGCAGATTATATTTTTCGAATTTGATTTCGGAAATGACGGCGGAACCACAAGCTGGCCTCATATTCAGGTAAATACACTTCGTAAAATTGAGGATATTCCCGCAGATCAGAGAAAAATAATCGAAGAACAATTCTTCAACGCTCCTTCTGCTATGAGTATGACAACGCCTGCTTCAATTACTGATATTGTTAATCCACCTTCCGGATGCCCTTATCATAAAGAATAA
- a CDS encoding GMC oxidoreductase, with protein MIQQDKPQQKKDVIIVGTGIAGSLIAKLLTDHVFDTQKGKMIHRAEIDEIKTYKELSVLMYEAGLEAGLELDSVSSMTTYNEYIRTFYMQEAKVPNSPYPNLKQAPSPDVLDMEPITPPFPDKKGYLVQFGPMPFASDAIRIGGGTTLHWLGTTPRMLPNDFRLKEKYGRAMDWPLDYDILKPYYEMAEFEIGVSGNVSKQEYPISESMEDYYGKDYVFPMEEIPQSYMDQRIIDGLAGTSVQLNFENIPLTMVPSPQGRNSTPNPAYGTSKIIKAESSDSGYTLSLNNIENEEYKALGSVWNPYMGERCEGNASCVPICPVQAKYNALKTLKKALYKVNKNDNLQRNPHIQVQAQSVVYRLSVDQADKDRISKVHLRRYISKEKTDFIEEVIDTSDTIVILAANAFENPKILLNSKYTVIENGQKVEKTVANRSDQVGRNLMDHMVMLTWGLFPEPVYPYRGPGSTTNISSFRDGNFRSEFSAWISPLDNWGWSWPAFSPGSDISEFLGQGYFGAELKEALADRLSRQVLFHFEIEQLPNPNNRVTINNEYLDVLGIPRPVINYELTDYEMRAMEQAKLASDQMFARLGVEDFTKYNATDNNTFIYNNVRYSYNGAGHIVGTHRMGSTPEDSVTNSYCKSWDHPNLYIVGAGSMTTLGTSNPTLTLSAVTIRSVESILSDLENNFKTKKK; from the coding sequence ATGATTCAGCAAGACAAACCACAGCAAAAAAAAGATGTCATCATCGTAGGAACGGGAATCGCCGGATCATTGATTGCAAAACTACTGACAGACCATGTTTTCGACACCCAGAAAGGTAAAATGATTCACCGCGCGGAAATTGACGAAATAAAAACGTACAAAGAATTATCAGTTTTAATGTATGAAGCGGGATTGGAAGCCGGACTCGAACTGGATTCCGTCTCTTCTATGACGACCTACAACGAGTACATCCGTACTTTTTATATGCAGGAAGCCAAAGTACCGAACTCACCTTATCCCAACCTAAAACAGGCACCTTCACCGGATGTTTTGGATATGGAGCCTATCACGCCGCCATTTCCGGATAAAAAGGGCTATCTGGTACAGTTTGGTCCGATGCCGTTTGCAAGTGATGCGATCCGTATCGGAGGTGGTACTACCCTTCACTGGCTGGGAACTACGCCGAGAATGCTTCCGAATGATTTTAGATTAAAGGAAAAATACGGAAGAGCAATGGACTGGCCTCTGGATTATGATATTCTAAAACCCTATTATGAAATGGCCGAGTTTGAAATCGGAGTTTCAGGAAATGTTTCAAAACAGGAATATCCTATTTCCGAAAGCATGGAAGACTATTACGGTAAAGATTATGTTTTCCCAATGGAAGAAATTCCTCAGAGCTATATGGATCAAAGGATTATCGACGGACTTGCGGGAACCAGTGTTCAGTTAAATTTCGAAAATATTCCCTTGACAATGGTTCCTTCTCCACAGGGAAGAAATTCTACTCCGAATCCTGCTTATGGAACTTCAAAAATCATTAAAGCAGAGAGTTCAGATTCAGGATATACATTATCATTAAATAATATTGAAAACGAGGAATACAAAGCATTAGGCTCTGTCTGGAATCCTTATATGGGAGAACGCTGCGAAGGAAATGCTTCGTGTGTCCCGATCTGCCCTGTTCAGGCGAAATACAATGCTTTAAAAACACTTAAAAAAGCTTTATATAAAGTTAATAAAAACGACAATCTGCAAAGAAACCCGCACATTCAGGTTCAGGCGCAGAGTGTTGTGTACAGGCTAAGTGTAGATCAGGCGGATAAAGACAGAATTTCAAAGGTTCATTTGAGAAGATATATTTCCAAAGAGAAAACAGATTTTATTGAGGAAGTTATTGACACTTCAGACACCATCGTCATTCTTGCAGCCAACGCTTTTGAGAATCCTAAAATTTTGTTGAATTCTAAATATACCGTCATTGAAAACGGACAAAAAGTTGAAAAAACGGTAGCCAACAGAAGCGATCAGGTAGGAAGAAACCTGATGGATCATATGGTTATGCTAACTTGGGGATTGTTTCCGGAACCTGTTTATCCTTACAGAGGACCTGGCTCTACCACCAATATTTCGTCTTTCCGCGATGGGAATTTCAGAAGTGAATTTTCTGCATGGATCTCTCCTCTTGACAATTGGGGATGGAGCTGGCCTGCATTTTCACCGGGATCGGATATTTCAGAATTTTTGGGACAGGGATATTTCGGCGCCGAGCTGAAAGAAGCTTTAGCAGACAGACTTTCGAGACAGGTTTTATTTCACTTTGAAATTGAACAATTACCCAATCCGAATAACAGGGTTACCATTAATAACGAATATCTGGATGTTCTGGGAATTCCGCGTCCAGTCATTAATTATGAACTGACGGATTACGAAATGAGAGCCATGGAACAGGCAAAACTGGCTTCAGACCAGATGTTTGCAAGACTTGGTGTTGAAGATTTCACAAAATACAATGCGACAGACAACAATACTTTCATCTACAACAATGTACGATATTCCTACAACGGAGCCGGTCATATCGTGGGAACTCACAGAATGGGTTCTACTCCGGAAGATTCTGTTACGAACAGCTATTGCAAATCGTGGGATCACCCGAATCTATACATCGTCGGAGCAGGAAGCATGACAACTTTGGGAACTTCAAACCCTACTCTTACCTTATCAGCAGTTACGATCCGTTCGGTAGAATCTATTCTGAGCGACCTGGAAAACAATTTTAAAACAAAAAAGAAATGA
- a CDS encoding LytR/AlgR family response regulator transcription factor — protein sequence MMKKQLTACIIDDEQHGRDYVALLLENEFPEVEVVFQGASVEEAYSYLIKTTPDILFLDIQLGDSNVFELLSMFKEIESEIIFITAYENFAIQAIKNGATDYLLKPIKKLDFIVAVNKALENIKKNTVLPVNNTQYDKISLPTLQGFKLVNISEIIRCEADSNYTTFYFTDKTKITVCKTLLEFEAFLAEYNFFRIHHKYLINLAQLKEYIKGKGGQVIMNDNSVLDVSVRRKNEFLQKLQVRD from the coding sequence ATGATGAAAAAACAACTAACAGCCTGCATCATCGATGATGAGCAGCACGGCCGGGATTATGTAGCCCTTCTTCTGGAAAACGAATTTCCGGAAGTGGAAGTCGTATTTCAGGGAGCGAGCGTGGAAGAAGCTTATTCCTACCTCATCAAAACAACGCCCGATATCCTTTTTCTGGATATACAGCTTGGTGACAGCAATGTTTTTGAGCTATTATCCATGTTTAAAGAGATAGAGTCGGAGATTATTTTTATTACGGCTTATGAAAATTTTGCAATTCAGGCCATAAAAAACGGAGCCACGGATTATCTTTTAAAACCAATCAAGAAGTTGGATTTTATTGTTGCGGTTAATAAAGCGCTTGAAAATATTAAAAAGAACACAGTTTTACCCGTAAATAACACACAATACGACAAAATAAGCCTGCCGACTTTACAGGGTTTTAAGCTCGTCAATATTTCAGAAATTATCCGTTGTGAAGCAGATTCCAATTATACGACATTCTATTTCACAGATAAGACGAAAATAACCGTTTGTAAAACTTTACTGGAATTTGAAGCTTTCCTTGCTGAGTACAATTTTTTCAGGATACACCATAAATATCTTATTAATCTGGCTCAATTAAAGGAATATATAAAAGGAAAAGGCGGGCAGGTTATTATGAATGATAACTCTGTTTTGGATGTTTCTGTACGCAGGAAAAACGAATTTCTTCAAAAATTGCAGGTTAGAGATTAG
- a CDS encoding cytochrome-c peroxidase, with the protein MKNALSWIFVLFLVVSLLNNCLNNTVQKEIRQKEGFIANLRKLYSSGDSSSWPKPILDPETRETFSEIGHLPETEFPKDNLYSEDKALLGKVLFFDPRLSKSNQIACASCHDPELGWCDNRTFSFGHDRQLGSRNAMTILNVAYARSLFWDGRAGSLEEQSQIPIQDEREMGEHIDMAAGKIARIKGYEILFEKAFGDKTVTKDRISKAIATFERTVKSSSSKFDQFIDGKSDVYTNDEVMGLHLFRTKAQCMNCHNSGYFSNQKFENVGTSLLGEKGEDLGMFLVTKNPADAGKFRVPSLREVAKTGPWMHNGSMLTLADVIQFYSKGNPEHGQKRSTVHQGIALASEKSGMVRMLELTDEEISQLEAFLRTLSSKTERITPPELPK; encoded by the coding sequence ATGAAGAATGCTTTAAGCTGGATATTCGTTTTATTTTTGGTTGTTTCACTTTTGAATAACTGTTTAAACAATACCGTTCAGAAAGAGATCAGACAAAAAGAGGGCTTTATTGCCAATCTCCGGAAATTGTATTCTTCGGGAGATTCTTCATCATGGCCGAAACCTATTCTGGATCCCGAAACAAGGGAAACTTTCTCTGAAATCGGACATTTACCCGAAACGGAATTTCCTAAAGATAACCTGTATTCCGAAGACAAAGCACTGCTGGGGAAAGTACTGTTTTTTGATCCGCGTCTTTCAAAATCCAATCAGATTGCCTGTGCATCCTGTCACGATCCGGAGCTGGGATGGTGCGACAACAGGACTTTTTCTTTCGGACACGACAGGCAGCTGGGTTCCAGAAATGCGATGACCATTCTGAATGTGGCCTATGCACGGTCTTTATTCTGGGACGGCCGAGCCGGATCTCTGGAAGAACAGTCGCAGATACCGATTCAGGATGAAAGGGAAATGGGCGAACATATCGATATGGCCGCCGGGAAAATCGCTAGAATAAAAGGCTACGAAATCTTATTCGAAAAAGCATTTGGAGATAAAACCGTAACGAAAGACAGGATTTCAAAGGCTATTGCGACTTTTGAAAGAACGGTTAAAAGTTCTTCCAGTAAGTTTGACCAGTTTATTGATGGTAAATCAGATGTTTATACAAATGACGAGGTGATGGGACTGCATCTTTTCAGAACCAAAGCACAGTGCATGAACTGCCACAATTCCGGGTATTTTTCCAATCAAAAATTTGAAAATGTAGGAACATCGTTATTAGGTGAGAAAGGTGAAGATCTGGGAATGTTTTTAGTAACGAAAAATCCTGCAGATGCCGGAAAATTCCGTGTCCCGAGTTTAAGGGAAGTGGCAAAAACAGGACCTTGGATGCATAATGGTTCTATGCTGACATTAGCTGATGTGATACAGTTTTACAGCAAAGGAAACCCAGAACATGGACAAAAACGCTCGACCGTGCATCAGGGAATTGCATTAGCTTCCGAGAAATCCGGAATGGTAAGAATGCTGGAACTCACAGACGAAGAAATTTCTCAATTAGAAGCATTTCTTAGAACATTATCTTCAAAAACAGAAAGGATTACTCCGCCCGAATTGCCCAAATAA